One part of the Haliotis asinina isolate JCU_RB_2024 chromosome 2, JCU_Hal_asi_v2, whole genome shotgun sequence genome encodes these proteins:
- the LOC137273922 gene encoding sterile alpha motif domain-containing protein 9-like translates to MMDRKDWAKIQKNWDYLRKVLTAVYLLDDLRSCPEIVLTEEDEQRVRYEPVDVDKNERLLRILKHKPESAQAYKWFLGVLKKHQKDIYDRLRETQLDASDVTDEPSYDINSQVREILLKNFVDEAGKSCTLPEVRSAVHVLRGRGINFDWKDEKLKNFVIEVFSGVIFTPGKKKKVPTFSNLGTKEDKPIVPEVPSSPEVPATTVPAAASLGSGEDYGAGVQSPGSSNDPPSHLKDIESLTVDELITYLKPSFRSLDLDEDFVAKFRDLEIDGVVFLTMKEEDFKQEFSSKELSFGKRRKLMLKIKEIKEQTTELPKLKVIRQSVSDNEKDQGEMRVDAAPSLPQMGNMSVGSIAAPVYKEHFRRFDSAVSPTDRYTRGRLMEISGYSRENMINPVKKFLQLDNGEKNVYRRIAKEAVIFASACMNDRTNGTLYVGIIPLPTEPCQGQVVGIHLDREKCEDTIRQLIGEAFYEDQQEIAFQAVRSAKFIEVSNPVSQDRPLWVLEVDVVPTGKVVMEEAFFVRGKVVAGHKIKREQLYRLADGTVKSLSEKEIYDFMKKKKSITELRLQQEIQSSASYIPPDLRKKILNLFTGGSETIEDEMYPVLLISPLDTSMDLGYIEENLSFIQYFDSKAIFDFDPTSDSNGIYSVNEKKQVYEVHTTDNFDKNAEEYSDKVLESLKLSTEKSWIFCNGYSRLSKEEMQPYDWKQKRFEGFKEALRFFHSGIPLGRGMLLILLFSKNYEVLLEAADEVILKFKDQWMVIAESMEIADLWMEELTRRHVVSKKSLENRCVLGMPWRHVNTTFTNIINPKQAGTCELPTSSGAFCVLKERNITEMNDLEILSSKECEGNEELTDKQSRERLRRSLEVKFFRGGQVQWMNFWFRDNHVLKRHQHKELIREVENALETPNRDEDFRVNIVTLMHQPGAGGTTTSKQVLWELKEKYRCCVIRKITDDTSNQIAMLRNHDEPTTRKPPLVLIDNEEEDRVQQLLLELEEKAKLASRYEEYFKVFCVVLWCRRGVNLTRSHEGHKVVLKHELQKWEMEWFQKKYDSLEKKFHEDKKVDPKLLISFNILKTNFDPAYIKRTVKEFMREIDDTKESTLLRFLSLINAYDGDFQTIPISAFDPIIGMQSKHKRIVQFGILEKSGSRGKGWETTMSTSLRVLVNESSQRGVHGTHIKTIRITSNLLAKEILDYILRQNNLQTSEIMLELLSSSIFDCENASTYKLLNIIKNLVKKRVMQKGGRLAKFSQLILDIDKSEGADKAAEICIEVFRKTEDPMIAQQIARFYIHTSNWSEAEKYARIATKSRPKNSFLWDTYGQVYKQQLLDHYDRAKKGMKIRNEDAGEIIEIAKKAMEIFRKEQSLSETEKSLMTNHGGYLGELRVIFCLLNTFCHFESFTGGEDLHKFLVDQSYKPDSFSFLDRDEEGMMKSLGESAFRVIRKLEDEMVQLKGDAREEYRPDWSFDRKTLILLKENLNTHFGEDSDEVPESLSIEDACEYRRRRARRMGVTSLQGALGLKYEEYDWEVSLVTVYDLMKENVNSESCTGFDLVTILNTVIALHVAGSSKTESIPYSNILEWSNRLYNAKQPEYRPYLETFLYLVLFHLPTDSRRAKGFNLCSEVRIKEALYRWKEAFFTNYPKHRDLEQFSKRKDTTLFFLGKGVGLSEVVYQKELLSKGARMRDNEYWQSDKAKRRFQRLEGTLLVGGQEVQVQLQLPGGNKFHITIQTSLPTMKRSMWQKRVYFVLGFSWSGPKAYDITIDNPSNGEESVVEGREPFPRPSFQRGHEIYTLKLQEIEAEMAQCLKQLQELGQKKKLSKSDKREKNSFERKLEELANAKSELLGDRT, encoded by the exons ATGATGGACAGAAAAGACTGGGCGAAGATCCAAAAGAACTGGGATTATCTGAGGAAGGTGCTGACTGCTGTCTACCTCCTTGATGACCTCCGGTCATGTCCAGAGATTGTACTGACAGAAGAAGATGAACAGAGGGTGAGATATGAGCCAGTGGATGTTGACAAGAATGAGAGACTGCTGCGTATCTTGAAGCACAAACCAGAAAGTGCCCAAGCCTATAAGTGGTTTCTTGGTGTTCTTAAGAAGCATCAGAAAGACATTTATGATCGACTGCGGGAGACGCAGCTGGATGCTAGTGATGTTACAG ATGAGCCCAGCTATGACATCAACAGCCAGGTGAGAGAGATCCTGCTGAAGAATTTTGTTGATGAGGCAGGCAAAAGCTGCACCTTGCCCGAAGTGAGGAGTGCTGTTCACGTACTCAGAGGGAGAGGCATCAACTTTGACTGGAAGGATGAGAAACTGAAAAACTTTGTTATCGAGGTCTTCTCTGGGGTTATCTTTACACCAGGCAAGAAGAAAAAAGT TCCAACATTTTCTAACCTTGGCACAAAAGAAGATAAGCCAATAGTTCCTGAGGTACCTTCATCACCTGAGGTGCCAGCTACTACAGTTCCTGCAGCTGCTAGCCTAGGTAGTGGTGAAGACTATGGTGCTGGAGTACAATCACCAGGTAGCAGTAATG ACCCTCCAAGTCACCTCAAGGATATAGAGTCACTGACAGTTGATGAACTGATAACCTATCTGAAACCAAGTTTTAGGAGCCTTGATCTTGATGAAGATTTTGTAGCAAAATTCAGAGACTTAGAGATTGATGGAgttgtgtttttgacaatgaaaGAAGAAGATTTCAAACAGGAATTCTCCAGTAAGGAACTCTCCTTTGGGAAGAGACGTAAACTAATGTTAAAAATTAAGGAGATAAAAGAACAAACGACTGAACTTCCAAAGCTGAAGGTTATACGACAATCAGTATCAGATAATGAGAAGGATCAAGGAGAAATGAGAGTTGATGCAGCTCCGAGTCTACCTCAAATGGGTAACATGTCAGTAGGATCCATTGCTGCACCTGTTTACAAAGAGCACTTCAGACGGTTTGACTCAGCTGTATCTCCGACAGATCGATACACTAGGGGAAGATTAATGGAAATATCTGGCTACTCCAGAGAGAACATGATCAACCCTGTGAAGAAGTTCCTGCAACTTGACAATGGTGAGAAGAATGTGTACAGAAGGATTGCCAAAGAGGCAGTGATATTTGCATCTGCTTGCATGAATGACCGAACCAATGGGACACTTTATGTTGGCATCATTCCATTGCCTACTGAGCCTTGTCAGGGACAAGTTGTTGGAATTCATCTTGACAGAGAAAAGTGTGAAGACACCATCAGGCAACTGATTGGAGAGGCATTTTATGAAGATCAACAGGAAATTGCATTTCAGGCAGTTCGCTCAGCAAAGTTTATTGAAGTGTCTAATCCTGTGTCACAAGACAGACCTCTTTGGGTGTTGGAGGTTGATGTTGTTCCTACTGGGAAGGTTGTCATGGAGGAAGCCTTCTTTGTTCGGGGAAAGGTTGTAGCAGGACACAAAATCAAGAGAGAACAGTTGTACAGATTAGCTGATGGAACTGTAAAATCACTCTCTGAAAAAGAGATTTATGATTTCATGAAGAAAAAGAAGAGCATAACAGAACTGAGACTTCAGCAGGAGATCCAGTCATCAGCTTCCTATATTCCACCAGATCTGAGAAAGAAgattctaaatctgtttacaggTGGCAGTGAAACAATAGAAGATGAAATGTATCCAGTTTTACTGATAAGTCCACTAGATACGTCAATGGATCTTGGCTATATTGAAGAAAACCTCTCTTTCATCCAGTATTTTGATTCCAAGGCGATCTTTGATTTTGATCCAACCAGTGATTCCAATGGGATCTATTCTGTCAATGAAAAAAAGCAAGTTTATGAAGTCCATACAACTGATAACTTTGACAAAAATGCAGAGGAATACTCAGATAAAGTTCTAGAATCTCTTAAGCTGTCAACAGAAAAATCATGGATTTTTTGCAATGGTTACAGTAGACTTTCAAAAGAGGAAATGCAACCATATGATTGGAAACAGAAGAGATTTGAAGGTTTCAAAGAGGCTTTGAGGTTCTTTCATTCAGGAATTCCACTTGGAAGgggcatgctgttgatccttcTTTTCTCGAAGAACTATGAAGTTCTGCTGGAGGCAGCTGATGAAGTTATTCTGAAGTTTAAGGATCAATGGATGGTTATTGCAGAATCTATGGAGATAGCCGATTTGTGGATGGAGGAACTGACAAGGCGTCATGTCGTATCAAAGAAGTCTCTTGAGAACAGATGTGTTCTTGGGATGCCATGGAGACATGTCAAtacaacattcacaaacattATCAATCCAAAACAGGCAGGAACTTGTGAGCTGCCAACTTCCTCTGGAGCCTTCTGTGTTTTAAAAGAAAGGAACATTACTGAGATGAATGACCTGGAAATACTCAGCAGCAAAGAATGTGAAGGAAATGAAGAACTGACAGACAAACAGTCCAGAGAAAGATTACGGAGGAGTCTTGAAGTGAAATTCTTCAGAGGAGGACAAGTACAGTGGATGAATTTCTGGTTTAGAGATAATCATGTCTTAAAGAGACATCAACACAAAGAACTCATCAGGGAGGTTGAAAATGCTCTTGAAACCCCTAACCGCGATGAGGATTTTCGGGTTAATATAGTCACGCTGATGCATCAGCCAGGTGCTGGTGGGACAACAACATCAAAACAAGTTCTCTGGGAACTGAAGGAAAAGTACAGATGTTGTGTAATCAGGAAGATTACCGATGATACTTCAAATCAGATTGCCATGTTGAGAAATCATGATGAGCCAACAACAAGGAAACCACCATTGGTTCTAATAGACAATGAAGAGGAAGATAGGGTTCAGCAGTTACTTCTTGAACTGGAGGAGAAGGCGAAACTGGCGTCTAGATATGAAGAATACTTTAAAGTATTCTGTGTTGTCCTCTGGTGTAGAAGAGGTGTGAACCTGACAAGGTCTCATGAGGGACACAAGGTTGTCCTGAAGCATGAACTTCAGAAATGGGAAATGGAATGGTTTCAGAAGAAATATGACTCTTTGGAAAAGAAATTCCATGAAGATAAAAAGGTTGATCCCAAACTCCTGATTTCGTTCAACATCCTGAAGACGAACTTTGACCCTGCCTACATCAAGAGAACTGTCAAAGAATTCATGAGGGAAATTGATGACACCAAAGAATCAACACTTCTAAGATTCCTCTCCTTGATCAATGCATATGATGGCGATTTTCAAACAATTCCCATTTCTGCTTTTGACCCGATCATTGGAATGCAATCAAAGCATAAAAGGATAGTGCAGTTTGGAATATTAGAGAAAAGCGGGTCAAGGGGAAAAGGATGGGAAACAACTATGAGCACATCATTGCGTGTGTTGGTGAATGAATCATCACAAAGAGGTGTCCATGGAACGCATATAAAGACTATTCGGATCACCAGTAATCTGCTAGCAAAGGAAATCCTTGACTACATTCTGAGGCAAAATAACCTTCAGACCAGTGAAATCATGCTTGAGCTTCTTTCCTCATCAATATTTGACTGTGAAAATGCTAGCACTTACAAACTactgaatatcatcaagaatCTTGTGAAAAAAAGGGTCATGCAGAAAGGTGGAAGACTTGCCAAGTTTTCACAACTTATTTTGGATATCGACAAATCTGAAGGAGCTGACAAAGCAGCTGAAATTTGCATTGAAGTTTTCAGGAAGACTGAAGACCCAATGATAGCTCAGCAGATAGCACGATTCTACATCCACACAAGCAACTGGTCTGAAGCTGAGAAGTATGCCAGAATTGCAACAAAAAGTCGTCCTAAGAACTCATTCTTGTGGGATACGTATGGACAGGTGTATAAACAACAGTTGTTGGATCACTATGACAGGGCCAAGAAAggaatgaaaatcagaaatgaagaTGCTGGTGAGATCATTGAAATTGCTAAAAAGGCCATGGAAATTTTTAGAAAAGAGCAAAGTCTTAGTGAAACTGAGAAAAGTTTGATGACAAATCATGGTGGCTACCTTGGAGAACTGAGGGTCATCTTCTGCCTACTGAATACATTTTGTCACTTTGAGAGCTTCACGGGTGGAGAAGATCTTCACAAGTTTCTTGTTGATCAATCTTACAAGCCTGACTCCTTCTCATTTTTGGATAGGGATGAAGAAGGGATGATGAAATCACTGGGTGAATCAGCTTTTAGAGTGATACGGAAGCTGGAGGATGAGATGGTGCAGTTGAAAGGTGATGCAAGGGAGGAATACAGGCCCGACTGGTCATTTGACAGAAAAACACTGATTTTGCTGAAAGAAAATTTAAATACCCACTTTGGAGAGGACTCAGATGAGGTACCAGAATCTCTCAGTATTGAAGATGCATGTGAATATAGAAGACGACGTGCCCGGAGAATGGGTGTAACTTCCCTACAAGGGGCTCTTGGTTTGAAGTATGAAGAATATGATTGGGAAGTAAGTCTGGTCACAGTTTATGACCTGATGAAAGAAAATGTCAATTCTGAAAGCTGCACAGGTTTTGATTTGGTCACAATACTGAACACAGTTATTGCCCTTCATGTTGCTGGTTCTTCAAAGACTGAATCAATTccatattcaaatattttagaATGGAGCAACAGGTTGTACAATGCCAAGCAGCCAGAATACCGACCATATTTAGAGACATTCCTGTACCTGGTTCTCTTTCACCTCCCTACAGACAGCAGGAGAGCAAAGGGATTCAATCTCTGCTCTGAAGTCAGAATAAAAGAAGCTTTGTACCGATGGAAGGAAGCATTTTTTACAAATTATCCTAAACATCGTGATTTGGAACAGTTCTCCAAGAGGAAAGATACCACACTTTTCTTCCTTGGAAAAGGTGTTGGATTGTCAGAAGTTGTATATCAGAAGGAACTCCTGAGTAAAGGGGCAAGAATGCGTGACAATGAATACTGGCAGTCTGACAAAGCAAAACGGAGATTCCAGCGCCTGGAAGGCACTTTGCTCGTGGGTGGACAGGAAGTTCAGGTTCAACTCCAGCTTCCTGGTGGAAACAAATTCCACATCACAATCCAGACATCACTGCCAACAATGAAAAGGAGCATGTGGCAGAAGAGGGTCTACTTTGTTCTTGGTTTCAGTTGGTCTGGTCCAAAGGCCTATGATATCACCATTGACAACCCATCCAATGGGGAAGAGTCTGTGGTTGAAGGCAGAGAGCCGTTCCCAAGACCATCTTTCCAACGTGGCCATGAGATCTACACTCTGAAACTTCAGGAGATAGAGGCTGAGAtggcacaatgtttgaagcagCTCCAAGAACTGGGACAAAAGAAAAAGCTTTCAAAGTCT GACAAGAGGGAGAAGAACTCCTTTGAAAGAAAACTGGAGGAGCTGGCAAATGCAAAGTCTGAACTCCTGGGAGACCGGACATAG